A section of the Clostridium felsineum DSM 794 genome encodes:
- a CDS encoding methyl-accepting chemotaxis protein → MGKIKIGTKLVSSFVIIMAFVVIVGMTALGTLGKVGDSATRMYKVNLKKVYYLGQIEQSLTEVRADVLKLVYQRDASNMKEAEAEIIKDEKEINTFIEKYEAISSESANEQSWKNIKQTSENYLSIVDKIVNAAEKNDFDGAVSLNKSNSANRQKIFEEINKLISANFAQSKSENASNKVTSANFVKLLIFIMVLIIMVVSVLSVILTKDIKKCLSDINNVVKNMADYNFSSVLKVDRKDEFGDTSKFLMKAQENVKNIIKTIMGNSQDLSASSEELSATVEELNSKFSEITESTKYIAEQTERTSASSEELTASVEEVKANIDELSNSTIDQNNSSSKSKEKAVEVKNNGIESVKRVESVYEDKAKEILKSIEEGKVVGEIKQMAEAIASIAEQTNLLALNAAIEAARAGESGKGFAVVAEEVRELSEEVEESIDGIKNTIERVQIAFKKLSDSANDVMVFMNNDIITELKKFEQVGSKYYEDAEFISTTSGNISEKTKAVDETMSEVSSAIQEVASSAQKVSENTNGIKGGIEEASQGLEQIATASQSQAELALKLNELVQKFKI, encoded by the coding sequence ATGGGAAAAATAAAGATTGGAACTAAACTTGTAAGTTCATTTGTGATAATTATGGCTTTTGTTGTAATAGTTGGAATGACTGCTCTTGGTACGTTAGGGAAAGTAGGTGATAGCGCTACTAGAATGTATAAAGTTAATTTGAAGAAGGTCTATTATTTAGGACAAATAGAACAAAGCTTAACTGAAGTAAGAGCAGATGTATTAAAGTTAGTATATCAAAGAGATGCTTCAAATATGAAGGAAGCTGAAGCTGAAATAATAAAGGATGAAAAAGAAATTAATACGTTTATTGAAAAGTATGAAGCAATATCTAGTGAGTCAGCTAATGAACAGAGTTGGAAAAATATCAAACAAACTAGTGAGAATTATTTAAGTATAGTTGATAAAATTGTTAATGCTGCAGAAAAAAATGATTTTGATGGAGCAGTAAGTTTAAATAAATCAAATTCTGCAAACAGACAAAAAATATTTGAAGAAATAAATAAATTGATAAGTGCTAATTTTGCTCAATCTAAAAGTGAAAATGCTTCAAATAAAGTAACAAGTGCTAATTTTGTAAAATTACTAATATTTATTATGGTGTTAATTATTATGGTAGTTAGTGTACTTTCTGTAATTTTAACAAAAGACATTAAGAAGTGTTTATCCGATATAAATAACGTTGTAAAAAATATGGCCGATTATAATTTTTCGTCAGTACTTAAAGTAGATAGGAAAGATGAATTTGGGGATACAAGTAAATTCCTTATGAAAGCACAGGAAAATGTAAAAAACATTATAAAGACTATTATGGGAAATTCTCAAGATTTAAGTGCTTCAAGTGAAGAACTTTCGGCTACAGTTGAGGAACTTAACTCTAAATTTTCAGAGATAACAGAATCAACTAAATATATAGCCGAGCAAACTGAAAGAACAAGTGCATCCTCAGAGGAATTAACAGCATCTGTTGAGGAGGTTAAGGCTAATATAGATGAATTATCAAATAGCACAATAGATCAAAATAACAGTTCTAGTAAGTCTAAGGAAAAGGCTGTTGAAGTTAAAAATAATGGAATAGAATCTGTAAAAAGAGTAGAAAGTGTTTATGAGGATAAGGCAAAGGAAATATTAAAATCTATAGAAGAGGGTAAAGTTGTTGGTGAAATAAAACAAATGGCAGAGGCTATTGCTAGTATAGCTGAACAAACTAATTTGCTTGCGTTAAATGCTGCAATTGAAGCTGCGAGGGCAGGAGAAAGTGGAAAAGGTTTTGCTGTTGTAGCAGAAGAAGTTAGGGAACTTTCGGAGGAAGTAGAAGAATCTATAGATGGTATAAAGAATACTATTGAAAGGGTACAAATTGCATTTAAAAAACTTTCAGATAGTGCTAATGATGTTATGGTGTTTATGAATAATGATATAATAACTGAACTTAAGAAATTTGAGCAAGTTGGAAGTAAGTATTATGAGGATGCTGAATTTATAAGTACAACTTCAGGTAATATATCTGAAAAGACAAAGGCTGTGGATGAAACTATGAGTGAGGTAAGTAGTGCTATACAAGAAGTTGCCTCTAGTGCTCAAAAGGTATCAGAAAATACGAATGGTATAAAAGGTGGAATTGAAGAAGCAAGTCAAGGTCTAGAGCAAATAGCAACAGCATCTCAAAGTCAAGCAGAATTAGCATTAAAGCTTAATGAATTGGTACAGAAGTTTAAAATTTAA
- a CDS encoding leucine-rich repeat domain-containing protein codes for MKRFVLKCAMITIVCLLVTFTFNISSAYKAAALKYNTIDLKDSNEIIFKDSNLEKAVRDKINKPTGALSKSDVGGIDELDIEYGNITYLDGIENLTGLKRLCLSNNNISDINLLGNLTNLTDLSLQGNNISNINSLSNLTKLNVLSLNENKISDVKAVASLSNLTSLNLSQNQICDISSLANLTNLNYINLQQNQISDIDCLRNLTNLNKIDLLNNKLSDNSHLDALGNLVNLQELNLANNIISNISFFNNTLDKLHYVDLSNNHIVNVKPLVNLSNIQSITLSGNNGVNNISDLASLNSVNYIDLSNTNVTDISSISSLKTLTTLNLENTKIDIKTFTGFNNLTHLNLCDDNISDIGFLSNLTNLTNLYLSDNNISNVTTLEKLVKLKYINLANNNITSQDIENLKSALPRCRILTEE; via the coding sequence TTGAAAAGATTTGTTTTAAAATGTGCAATGATTACTATAGTATGTTTATTGGTAACTTTTACATTTAATATATCAAGTGCATACAAGGCAGCTGCACTAAAATATAATACTATAGATTTGAAAGACTCAAATGAAATAATATTTAAGGATAGTAATTTAGAAAAAGCAGTAAGGGATAAAATAAACAAGCCAACAGGAGCATTAAGTAAAAGTGATGTTGGAGGTATAGATGAACTTGATATAGAATATGGAAATATAACTTATCTAGATGGAATTGAAAATCTTACTGGTCTTAAAAGATTATGCCTATCTAATAACAACATAAGTGATATCAATTTATTAGGTAACCTGACAAATTTGACTGATTTATCTTTACAAGGAAACAATATTTCTAACATAAATTCTTTGAGTAATTTAACTAAATTAAATGTTCTTAGTTTAAATGAAAATAAAATTTCCGATGTTAAAGCAGTAGCATCATTAAGTAATCTAACTAGTTTAAATTTATCTCAAAATCAGATTTGTGACATCAGCTCTTTAGCTAATTTAACAAATTTAAATTATATTAATTTGCAGCAGAATCAAATTTCAGATATAGATTGTTTAAGAAATTTGACTAATTTAAATAAAATCGATTTACTAAATAATAAACTTAGTGATAATAGCCACTTAGATGCACTAGGTAATTTAGTTAATTTACAAGAGCTTAATTTAGCTAATAATATAATTAGTAATATTAGTTTTTTTAATAATACCTTGGATAAACTGCATTATGTTGATTTATCCAATAATCATATTGTTAATGTTAAACCTTTAGTTAATTTATCTAATATTCAAAGTATTACTTTGTCTGGGAATAACGGTGTTAATAATATTAGTGATTTAGCCTCATTAAATAGTGTGAATTATATTGATTTAAGTAATACTAATGTTACAGATATAAGTAGTATATCTTCTTTAAAAACTTTGACAACGCTTAATTTGGAGAATACTAAAATAGATATAAAAACTTTCACTGGATTTAACAATTTAACTCACCTTAATTTATGCGATGATAATATAAGTGATATTGGTTTTTTATCCAATTTAACTAATTTGACCAATCTTTATTTATCTGACAATAATATTAGTAATGTTACTACGCTTGAAAAATTAGTCAAATTGAAATATATTAATTTAGCAAACAATAATATAACCTCACAAGATATAGAAAATTTAAAAAGCGCTTTACCTCGTTGTAGGATATTAACAGAAGAGTAG
- a CDS encoding MFS transporter, translating into MFKALKIFKKNIPYSLNVLSGIISSIGNSLTYLTVIQMLLVSNFNSKIVGIGLITLIRIIPPLCLSTVFGHLVDKRNRANILLLSDFIEGTTILSLVFVHNIYFIFFIFIINSIFDVFADIASFAYLDQLLEKEDIFVANSFFSSAKSIANCIGPALAGFIILKLGNTYAFSIDSVTFYFSVICTLICKYRYGKEGSIDLKLQNNKKNNPTTGIKYINENINLKYIFISMAIVVLIVEAQSPLMYIFGKQFLGIDVTKSSLFLTAMGIGSLISSFLFISIKEICNNMKFIFCVIAVDGISLIILTLINNFYVSLMCFTFFGMTSSVFFISVRNIIQLQVPNEDIGKVYSIQSFITSPLKVISILLGMYLTSSIMNTVSFFRYSGILELTSSIILATFYARNIEKKY; encoded by the coding sequence ATGTTTAAAGCATTAAAAATATTCAAAAAAAACATACCTTATTCTTTAAATGTTTTAAGTGGTATAATTTCTAGTATTGGTAATAGCTTAACCTATTTAACAGTTATTCAAATGCTGCTTGTAAGTAATTTTAATTCTAAAATAGTTGGTATTGGTTTAATAACACTTATTCGTATAATACCTCCTTTATGCTTATCTACAGTTTTTGGACACTTAGTTGATAAACGTAATAGGGCTAATATACTATTATTATCAGACTTTATAGAGGGCACAACAATATTATCTTTAGTTTTTGTTCATAATATATATTTTATTTTCTTTATATTCATTATAAACTCAATATTTGATGTTTTTGCTGATATAGCTTCGTTTGCTTATTTAGACCAACTACTTGAAAAAGAAGATATTTTTGTAGCAAATTCTTTTTTTAGTTCTGCTAAAAGTATAGCAAATTGTATAGGACCTGCCTTGGCTGGATTTATAATATTAAAGTTAGGGAATACTTATGCTTTTTCTATTGATAGTGTAACTTTTTATTTTAGTGTTATTTGTACATTGATATGTAAATATAGATATGGAAAAGAAGGAAGTATAGATCTCAAATTACAAAATAATAAAAAAAATAATCCAACAACAGGCATAAAGTATATTAACGAAAATATAAATTTGAAATATATATTTATAAGTATGGCTATTGTTGTATTAATTGTAGAAGCACAATCACCCCTTATGTATATTTTTGGCAAACAATTTTTAGGAATAGATGTAACAAAATCATCTTTATTTTTAACCGCAATGGGTATAGGTTCTTTAATATCTAGTTTTTTATTTATAAGTATAAAGGAAATATGTAATAATATGAAATTTATATTTTGTGTAATAGCTGTGGATGGAATATCCTTAATAATCTTAACACTTATAAATAATTTTTATGTTAGTCTAATGTGTTTTACTTTTTTTGGTATGACATCAAGTGTGTTTTTTATATCAGTTCGTAATATAATACAATTGCAAGTTCCTAATGAAGATATCGGTAAAGTATACTCAATCCAATCATTTATTACCTCACCATTAAAAGTTATTTCAATATTATTAGGGATGTATCTTACAAGTAGTATTATGAATACAGTGAGTTTTTTTAGGTATTCTGGGATTTTAGAATTGACATCAAGCATTATTTTAGCTACTTTTTATGCTAGAAATATAGAAAAAAAATATTAA
- a CDS encoding HEAT repeat domain-containing protein — protein sequence MENKDLEIKLEGKSSFEKIDMIEQLEGSIHFTPKIYKFLEYLSEDDEYEVRVKVAEILVLSNDVEGDNILIKLLKDKEELVRVNACDSLCTSFSKDVIYHLKDKLLKDKSNLVKGYAILSLVDIFTRQDSNLGEHIEFFKQVLKKQETQWVRINIYKALYMLGDKVYLDMLVQELGNRYYRNRCAVVNILSEIASKGNYRIIEKALAERLKIEKSFAVKGGIEELLSEINNVKERV from the coding sequence TTGGAGAATAAAGATTTAGAAATTAAGCTGGAAGGAAAAAGTTCATTTGAGAAAATAGATATGATTGAACAGTTAGAAGGTTCCATACATTTTACGCCAAAGATATATAAATTTCTAGAGTATCTTTCTGAAGATGATGAATATGAAGTAAGAGTAAAAGTTGCAGAAATATTAGTCCTATCAAATGATGTAGAAGGGGATAATATATTAATAAAGCTTCTAAAAGATAAAGAAGAATTAGTAAGAGTTAATGCATGTGATTCTCTTTGTACAAGCTTTTCGAAAGATGTTATATATCATCTAAAAGATAAGCTATTAAAAGATAAAAGTAATTTAGTTAAAGGATATGCTATATTATCTTTAGTTGATATTTTTACTAGACAAGATAGTAATTTAGGTGAACATATTGAGTTTTTTAAACAAGTATTAAAAAAACAAGAGACTCAATGGGTTAGGATTAATATATATAAAGCTTTGTATATGTTGGGAGACAAAGTATACCTGGATATGCTAGTACAGGAATTAGGAAATAGATATTATAGAAACAGGTGCGCTGTTGTAAATATACTAAGTGAAATAGCTTCAAAAGGAAATTACAGAATAATAGAAAAAGCATTAGCTGAAAGATTGAAAATAGAAAAATCTTTTGCGGTAAAAGGTGGTATAGAAGAATTACTTAGTGAAATAAATAATGTTAAAGAACGTGTGTGA
- a CDS encoding ROK family transcriptional regulator, whose translation MKDIFEDLSDRELELLNIIHKKDMITKKGLQSLIAMPLTTLNRAMKSLIDKKLIVEIGVSESTGGRRAVEYSTTQKGIYVVGVDISRTYVSIVIMNLKMTVLAKEKFYMDESFSPQKTVKKIVNLIIKRLKELSIDKSEVIGIGVGTVGPLNRKKGIMVKPKNFFNESWKDVNLKDMVEKDTSISCFIDNGANTAALAEYLFGSGKSFKSIVYIHCGVGIRSAVITDGIVIRTINDSEDAFAHMIVDLNGEKCTCGSKGCIESYSSIKAIIKRFNLKSSIEKIKEEDYNALLNLKVKECDLAKEVINKGAKTLGIGLSNLIKLLNPELVILCGPLINNYKFYYDICIDTFNKNNYLNNKVVFSKGGEFKEDAIAIGAALMVIENYFKRSSY comes from the coding sequence ATGAAAGATATTTTTGAAGATTTATCAGATAGAGAGTTAGAGTTATTAAATATAATACATAAGAAGGATATGATTACTAAAAAAGGTTTGCAGTCTTTAATAGCAATGCCACTTACAACTTTAAATAGAGCTATGAAAAGTCTTATAGATAAAAAATTAATAGTTGAGATTGGTGTGTCCGAATCAACTGGTGGGAGAAGAGCTGTAGAGTATAGCACCACTCAAAAGGGTATATATGTTGTAGGCGTTGATATATCAAGAACTTACGTAAGCATAGTTATAATGAATCTTAAAATGACTGTTTTAGCAAAAGAAAAATTCTATATGGATGAGAGCTTTTCTCCCCAAAAGACAGTAAAAAAGATTGTAAATTTAATAATAAAGAGGTTAAAGGAATTATCAATAGACAAAAGTGAAGTGATTGGTATAGGAGTAGGGACAGTAGGTCCTCTTAATAGAAAAAAAGGTATTATGGTGAAGCCTAAAAATTTCTTTAATGAAAGTTGGAAGGATGTAAATTTAAAGGATATGGTTGAGAAAGATACTTCTATCTCATGTTTTATAGATAATGGAGCAAATACCGCAGCGTTAGCTGAATATTTATTCGGTTCTGGTAAAAGTTTTAAAAGTATTGTGTACATACATTGTGGAGTTGGGATTAGATCAGCTGTTATAACTGATGGAATTGTTATAAGAACCATAAATGACTCAGAAGATGCTTTTGCACATATGATTGTAGATTTAAATGGGGAAAAATGTACTTGTGGAAGCAAAGGATGTATAGAAAGCTACTCATCTATAAAAGCTATAATTAAAAGGTTTAATCTTAAATCAAGCATTGAAAAAATAAAAGAAGAGGATTATAACGCACTATTAAATTTAAAAGTTAAAGAGTGTGATTTAGCTAAAGAGGTCATTAATAAAGGCGCTAAAACTTTAGGAATAGGACTTTCTAATTTGATTAAATTATTAAATCCTGAATTAGTAATTTTATGCGGACCTTTAATTAATAATTATAAATTTTACTATGACATATGTATAGATACATTTAATAAAAATAATTATTTAAATAATAAAGTGGTATTTAGTAAGGGAGGAGAATTTAAAGAAGACGCTATAGCAATTGGAGCAGCTTTAATGGTAATAGAAAATTATTTTAAAAGAAGCAGTTATTAG
- a CDS encoding sulfite exporter TauE/SafE family protein, with translation MIILALKIFIISIIAGLLGSILGLGGGIIITPVLTLFFGIDIKYAIGASIVSVIATSSGSAIAYIKDKITNMRIGMFLEIATTTGAISGAFLSGIINTKYLYFIFGILLLYSAIAMVKKGKGELPKNVEAHPLAKKLNLNGEYYDKILKRQVEYNVTGVYSGMGMMYVAGVISGLLGIGSGIFKVMAMDLFMKLPLKVSSATSNFMIGVTAAASAGVYFLRGDIDPKISAPVALGVLVGATIGTRVMQNLKSKTIRKLFIPILVYVSVEMIVKGFGAK, from the coding sequence TTGATTATTTTAGCTTTAAAAATATTTATTATATCAATTATTGCAGGGTTACTTGGTTCGATACTTGGGCTGGGAGGAGGAATTATAATAACTCCTGTTTTAACTTTATTTTTTGGAATAGATATAAAATATGCTATAGGAGCAAGTATAGTATCGGTAATAGCAACTTCAAGTGGGTCAGCTATAGCTTATATAAAAGACAAAATTACCAATATGAGAATAGGAATGTTCCTTGAGATAGCGACTACAACTGGAGCTATCTCAGGAGCGTTTTTGAGTGGAATAATTAATACTAAATATCTCTATTTTATATTTGGAATTTTATTATTGTATTCTGCAATAGCCATGGTTAAAAAAGGAAAAGGTGAACTTCCTAAAAATGTAGAGGCTCATCCTTTGGCTAAAAAGCTTAATTTGAATGGCGAATATTATGATAAGATTCTAAAAAGACAGGTTGAGTATAATGTAACTGGTGTTTATAGTGGAATGGGAATGATGTATGTAGCTGGAGTTATATCAGGGCTTTTAGGAATAGGGAGTGGAATATTTAAGGTTATGGCAATGGATTTATTTATGAAGCTTCCTCTTAAGGTATCAAGTGCAACTAGCAATTTTATGATAGGAGTAACTGCTGCAGCAAGTGCAGGAGTGTATTTTCTTAGAGGTGATATAGATCCGAAGATTTCTGCACCAGTAGCTCTTGGTGTTTTAGTTGGAGCTACCATAGGTACTAGAGTTATGCAAAATTTGAAGAGTAAAACCATAAGAAAATTATTTATACCTATTCTTGTGTATGTTTCCGTAGAAATGATTGTGAAAGGATTTGGTGCTAAATAA
- a CDS encoding DUF1634 domain-containing protein, which translates to MKHNEIEEMELIISKFLMIGVLVSALITFVGFIMLVVTGSSGYRGNVYPTSPIKILEGAFELKSYAIILTGLLILIITPVLRVGVSIIVFMKEKDYLYVKITSFVFIILIISFVLGKVE; encoded by the coding sequence ATGAAACATAATGAGATTGAAGAAATGGAGCTTATTATAAGTAAGTTTTTAATGATAGGTGTTCTAGTAAGTGCTTTGATAACGTTTGTTGGTTTTATAATGCTAGTTGTAACAGGTAGTAGTGGATATAGAGGGAACGTATATCCAACAAGTCCGATTAAAATTTTAGAGGGAGCTTTTGAGCTTAAGTCTTATGCGATAATATTAACTGGCCTTCTAATTTTAATAATAACTCCTGTACTTCGTGTGGGGGTTTCGATTATTGTATTTATGAAAGAAAAAGATTATTTATATGTGAAAATTACTTCGTTTGTTTTTATAATATTGATTATAAGTTTTGTGCTTGGTAAAGTAGAATAA
- a CDS encoding beta-glucoside-specific PTS transporter subunit IIABC translates to MAKNYDSLAKNIVENVGGKDNVISLVHCATRLRFKLKDKQKANKDALQALEGVITVVESAGQYQVVIGNSVADVYDTIGRVAGVKLNSDNEEISDNKTNILSTAIDVISSIFTPMLSVMCGAGILKGILMLCTTMGWLVDTSGTYKILYAASDSVFHYLPVILAYTAAKKFKANPFVAVAVAGALLYPDITTLYAAHKSVTFMGIPVILISYPSTVIPIILSTYVLAKLEQFLNKRLPDVCKNFFTPTICLSVIVPLTFLVIGPVGDKLGKLLASGYTTLYNINPAIGGGIVGALWPILIIFGLHWGFVPIVTNNLAIYGRDTLFTITGPNNFAQAGAALGVFLKTKDSKLKAIAGSAATTGLFGITEPAIYGVTLKYKKPFVIACVGSGVAGAITGYVGAGCRGFVGTSILTLPAYIGKGFVGFLIACAFAYLFSAIVTYLFGFSDKMLPNKVENIVNTIETVEDSEVFSPAQGKIVKLSEVSDKAFSSGGLGKGLAIVPSEGRIYSPVDGSVEAAFPTGHAFGLKSQAGAEILIHVGFNTVELEGKYFEVKVSSGQTVKKGDLLVEFDIDKIKKEGFDITTPVLVTNYDMFNEIIPVNKTKVIVGENIMNLIR, encoded by the coding sequence ATGGCGAAAAATTATGATAGTCTTGCAAAAAATATTGTGGAGAACGTTGGTGGTAAGGATAATGTAATATCATTAGTGCATTGTGCAACAAGGTTAAGGTTTAAACTTAAAGATAAGCAAAAAGCTAATAAAGATGCGCTTCAAGCATTAGAAGGGGTTATAACTGTAGTTGAAAGCGCTGGACAATATCAAGTAGTAATTGGAAATTCTGTAGCTGATGTATACGATACCATAGGAAGAGTTGCAGGAGTAAAACTTAACTCTGATAATGAAGAGATATCTGATAATAAAACAAATATTCTAAGTACAGCCATAGATGTTATTTCCTCTATATTTACACCAATGCTTTCTGTAATGTGTGGAGCGGGTATTTTAAAAGGCATATTAATGCTTTGTACAACAATGGGTTGGCTGGTTGATACAAGTGGAACTTACAAAATTTTATATGCTGCAAGTGACAGTGTTTTTCATTATTTGCCAGTAATATTAGCATATACAGCAGCTAAAAAATTCAAGGCTAATCCATTTGTAGCAGTGGCAGTAGCAGGTGCGCTCTTATACCCGGATATAACAACTTTGTATGCAGCTCATAAAAGTGTAACCTTCATGGGAATACCAGTTATATTGATTAGTTATCCATCAACAGTTATTCCTATAATTTTATCAACTTATGTACTAGCTAAACTCGAGCAATTTTTGAATAAAAGGCTTCCGGACGTATGTAAGAACTTTTTTACACCAACAATTTGCCTATCAGTTATTGTACCATTAACATTTTTAGTAATAGGACCAGTAGGAGATAAATTAGGAAAATTATTAGCTTCTGGTTATACAACGCTTTATAACATAAATCCGGCTATAGGTGGAGGAATTGTAGGAGCTTTATGGCCAATACTTATCATATTCGGATTGCATTGGGGATTTGTGCCAATAGTAACAAATAACCTGGCTATTTATGGACGAGATACACTCTTTACAATAACAGGACCTAATAATTTTGCACAAGCAGGAGCAGCACTTGGAGTTTTTTTAAAGACAAAAGATTCAAAATTAAAGGCTATAGCAGGATCAGCTGCAACAACAGGTTTATTTGGTATTACAGAACCAGCTATTTACGGAGTAACTTTAAAGTATAAAAAGCCATTTGTTATTGCATGTGTAGGTTCAGGTGTAGCAGGGGCTATAACAGGTTATGTAGGAGCGGGATGTAGAGGATTTGTAGGAACATCTATTTTAACACTTCCAGCGTACATAGGAAAAGGGTTTGTAGGATTTTTAATAGCGTGTGCTTTTGCGTATCTTTTTTCTGCAATTGTAACTTATTTATTTGGATTTAGTGATAAAATGCTGCCTAATAAAGTAGAAAACATAGTGAATACTATAGAAACAGTGGAAGATTCAGAGGTTTTTAGTCCAGCACAGGGGAAAATAGTTAAATTATCAGAGGTATCAGATAAAGCTTTTTCAAGTGGTGGATTAGGAAAAGGACTAGCTATAGTACCAAGTGAAGGAAGGATATATTCACCAGTAGATGGAAGTGTTGAAGCAGCTTTTCCAACAGGACATGCCTTTGGATTAAAATCACAAGCAGGAGCTGAAATACTTATTCATGTAGGTTTTAATACTGTTGAATTAGAAGGAAAGTACTTTGAAGTAAAAGTATCAAGTGGACAAACTGTAAAAAAGGGAGATTTGCTTGTGGAATTTGATATCGATAAAATAAAAAAAGAAGGATTTGATATTACAACACCGGTGCTTGTAACTAATTATGATATGTTTAATGAAATTATACCAGTAAATAAAACTAAAGTTATTGTCGGAGAAAATATTATGAACTTAATAAGATAA
- a CDS encoding DUF4038 domain-containing protein, with translation MNNITVASDKRHFKKGKSDFFYLADTCWSAFTNITLEEWEEYLIYRKMQGFNVIQINTLAQWDASKTKLNIFPFNKNEDGTNNFYSLNQEYFDRAEKMLDMAVCYGFTPALVLLWCNYVPDTWAVKFDSSNILPLDMIEKYVEYVGKKFSKFNPIYIVSGDTDFPGEKTKEYYKVALDTIKRVAPECIRTMHIRGRLMDLPKEFEESESIDFYMYQSGHNSIHKDMTYLLAQNFYKKKVKKPIVNSEPCYEQMGYSRQMYGRFTQFDVRKALWQSLLSGASSGITYGAHGIWSWHRNEGGFASSIGEGFDKPYYWRDALKFKGAWDYSFAKWLFDNYDLCAIEPLEGYIDKSEEIRIAGKSDLSIVLIYIPVNTTVVINKAFNDYEFQIIDLSNRYFGKPQVEIKDGKTVIGMHSFDEDALVIIKEKTI, from the coding sequence ATGAATAATATTACTGTAGCTAGTGATAAAAGACATTTTAAAAAAGGTAAGAGTGACTTTTTCTACCTTGCAGATACTTGTTGGAGTGCATTTACGAATATCACTTTAGAAGAATGGGAAGAGTACCTAATTTATAGAAAAATGCAGGGCTTTAATGTTATTCAGATAAACACATTAGCCCAATGGGATGCAAGTAAAACAAAACTTAATATATTTCCATTTAACAAAAATGAAGATGGTACAAATAACTTTTATTCGTTAAATCAGGAGTATTTTGATAGAGCTGAAAAAATGCTTGATATGGCTGTGTGCTATGGGTTTACACCAGCACTTGTGCTACTTTGGTGTAATTACGTACCAGATACATGGGCGGTTAAATTTGATTCAAGTAATATTTTACCTTTGGATATGATTGAAAAATATGTAGAATATGTTGGAAAGAAATTCTCTAAATTTAATCCGATTTATATAGTTAGTGGAGATACAGATTTTCCTGGTGAAAAAACAAAAGAATATTATAAAGTTGCATTAGATACAATAAAAAGAGTGGCACCAGAGTGCATAAGAACGATGCATATAAGAGGAAGACTTATGGATTTACCGAAAGAATTTGAAGAAAGTGAAAGTATAGATTTTTATATGTATCAATCAGGACATAATTCTATACATAAAGATATGACCTATTTGTTAGCTCAAAATTTCTATAAAAAAAAGGTGAAAAAGCCTATTGTTAATTCGGAGCCGTGTTATGAACAGATGGGTTATAGTAGACAAATGTATGGAAGATTTACGCAATTTGATGTTAGAAAAGCTTTATGGCAGAGTCTGCTTTCGGGTGCTAGCAGTGGAATAACCTATGGAGCACATGGAATTTGGAGCTGGCATAGGAATGAAGGAGGGTTTGCTTCTAGTATTGGAGAAGGTTTTGATAAACCATATTACTGGAGGGATGCTTTGAAGTTTAAGGGAGCATGGGATTATTCATTTGCTAAATGGTTATTTGATAATTATGATTTGTGTGCAATAGAACCTTTAGAAGGGTACATCGATAAATCAGAAGAAATAAGGATAGCAGGAAAAAGCGATTTATCTATAGTACTTATATATATACCTGTAAACACCACCGTTGTGATAAATAAAGCTTTTAATGACTATGAGTTTCAAATTATAGATTTAAGTAATAGATATTTTGGAAAGCCTCAAGTTGAAATTAAAGACGGAAAAACAGTAATTGGAATGCATAGTTTTGATGAAGATGCACTTGTGATTATCAAGGAAAAAACTATATAA